From one bacterium genomic stretch:
- a CDS encoding radical SAM protein, whose amino-acid sequence MAELRWTTTDAPGNKSALFDAVVERRIGRGAYTGLEFLHVESRTIINRIPQSSALPFEYTINAYRGCSHACTYCFARPTHDYLGLGIGRDFDTKIVVKINAPEVLRHETAPQRWAGHPIAMGTNTDPYQAAEGKYKLTRQIVEILAERGNPFSILTKSPLALRDLDVLTRAARTAEISVNFSIGTLDTDAWSRSEPGTAHPRKRLDAVRRLNEAGISSGVLMMPILPGITDHPKQVEELVKGAVEAGARFITGGYLHVRGPLKDHVLGWIERDYPHLSRFYRHTYGTRSYAPPAMRRRLGGTIGRAKSAHGAPGGERRPPRDATPRKQPDPQLALFA is encoded by the coding sequence ATGGCAGAACTTCGCTGGACCACGACCGACGCGCCCGGCAACAAGAGTGCGCTGTTCGACGCGGTGGTCGAGCGGCGGATCGGTCGGGGTGCCTACACGGGACTCGAGTTCCTCCACGTGGAGTCGCGCACCATCATCAACCGGATACCTCAATCGTCCGCGTTGCCCTTCGAATACACCATCAACGCCTACCGCGGTTGCAGCCACGCATGCACCTACTGCTTCGCCCGACCCACCCACGATTATCTAGGCCTCGGCATCGGGCGCGACTTCGACACCAAGATCGTGGTCAAGATCAACGCACCCGAGGTCCTGCGCCACGAGACCGCCCCGCAGCGCTGGGCGGGCCACCCGATCGCGATGGGGACCAACACCGACCCCTACCAGGCAGCCGAGGGCAAGTACAAGCTGACCCGCCAGATCGTCGAGATACTCGCCGAACGGGGTAACCCGTTCTCGATCCTCACCAAATCGCCCCTAGCGCTCCGGGACCTGGACGTCCTGACCCGGGCTGCCAGGACCGCCGAAATCAGCGTCAACTTCTCGATCGGAACCCTCGACACCGACGCCTGGTCGCGCTCGGAGCCCGGAACGGCCCACCCCCGCAAGCGCCTCGACGCGGTCCGGCGGCTCAACGAGGCGGGAATCTCCTCCGGCGTGCTGATGATGCCCATCCTTCCCGGCATAACCGATCATCCGAAGCAGGTGGAGGAGTTGGTCAAGGGCGCTGTCGAGGCCGGGGCCCGGTTCATCACGGGTGGTTACTTGCACGTGCGAGGACCGCTCAAGGACCACGTGCTGGGGTGGATAGAGCGGGACTACCCCCACCTGTCACGGTTCTACCGGCACACCTACGGAACCAGGTCCTACGCTCCGCCGGCCATGCGCCGGCGTCTCGGGGGCACGATCGGGCGCGCGAAGAGTGCCCACGGCGCTCCGGGCGGGGAACGCCGGCCGCCCCGCGATGCGACACCCCGGAAACAACCCGACCCCCAACTCGCCCTGTTCGCCTGA
- a CDS encoding toxin HicA, translated as MGTTAAILKAMRKNPTGVRFADLAKVCDDHFGPPRRTGGSHQVYRTPWPGDPRVNIQDSRGMAKAYQVRQVLKAIRKLQEHGY; from the coding sequence ATGGGTACCACAGCGGCGATCCTCAAGGCCATGCGCAAGAACCCGACGGGTGTCCGGTTCGCCGACCTTGCCAAGGTGTGTGACGATCATTTCGGACCACCACGGCGGACCGGCGGCAGCCATCAGGTATACCGCACACCGTGGCCGGGAGATCCGCGGGTGAACATACAAGACAGCCGAGGTATGGCGAAGGCGTACCAGGTGCGACAGGTTCTGAAGGCGATCAGAAAGTTGCAGGAGCATGGCTACTGA
- a CDS encoding glucose-6-phosphate isomerase: MAAWDEQNYAMRMWDRDHSLWSAEDIPDLANRLGWLRLPYETEQLPAIRAFAEEACPGTDRVVLLGMGGSSMAPEVFAKTFGSALGHPSLTVLDSTHPEAVRAVSGSLDPARTLVLVASKSGGTIETLSLFRYFWGEVSSVHDRPGDRFVALTDPGSGLEALARERGFRRIFATPPEVGGRYSALTPFGLVPAALIGMDIESLQASAAAMADGCGPDRPVVANPGLRLGAVMGESALAGRDKLTYVCSPAVTAFGSWVEQLVAESTGKNGTGIVPVAGEPLGDPESYGQDRLFVFMALQGDEPPGWEEIRDGLLRRGHPMVGITLRHIDELGAEMFRSEMAVASAGSILGINPFDQPDVQVAKDLARQAMSPEGLEGSVEETSSDSPRLAGALRAWAATIEPGDYVGIHAYLPMGGPAAPVLDSLVPLLRDRLRVPVTLGYGPRFLHSTGQLHKGGANNGVFLQLVDSPGPDIDVPEADFSFGELLEGQAAGDYQALTGRDRRVLRVRLAGDPRSAVETVAGLLGG, translated from the coding sequence TTGGCCGCATGGGACGAACAGAACTACGCCATGCGGATGTGGGACCGGGATCACAGCCTGTGGTCCGCGGAGGACATACCTGACCTCGCCAACCGGCTGGGGTGGCTCCGGCTGCCCTACGAGACTGAGCAGCTGCCCGCTATCAGGGCCTTCGCCGAGGAAGCATGTCCCGGAACCGACCGGGTGGTGTTGCTCGGGATGGGCGGGTCGAGCATGGCGCCGGAGGTGTTCGCCAAGACGTTCGGGAGCGCCCTCGGCCATCCCTCGCTGACCGTTCTCGACAGCACCCACCCCGAGGCCGTAAGAGCGGTATCCGGCAGCCTCGATCCGGCCCGGACCCTGGTCCTGGTGGCCTCCAAGTCGGGCGGCACCATCGAGACGCTGTCACTGTTTCGCTATTTCTGGGGGGAGGTGTCGAGCGTTCATGATCGCCCGGGCGACCGGTTCGTGGCCCTGACCGATCCGGGTTCGGGCCTGGAGGCCCTGGCGCGCGAGCGGGGATTCCGCCGGATCTTCGCCACGCCGCCCGAAGTCGGAGGGCGCTATTCGGCGCTCACGCCGTTCGGCCTGGTTCCTGCGGCCCTGATCGGCATGGACATCGAGAGCCTCCAGGCGAGTGCGGCCGCCATGGCCGACGGGTGCGGGCCGGACCGCCCGGTTGTCGCCAACCCGGGTCTCCGGCTGGGAGCGGTCATGGGCGAGTCGGCGCTGGCCGGCCGGGACAAGCTCACCTACGTCTGCTCACCGGCGGTTACGGCTTTCGGCTCCTGGGTCGAGCAGTTGGTGGCGGAGAGCACGGGTAAGAACGGCACCGGCATCGTGCCGGTGGCCGGTGAGCCTCTGGGCGATCCTGAGAGCTACGGGCAGGATCGCCTGTTCGTCTTCATGGCCCTCCAGGGAGACGAGCCTCCGGGGTGGGAGGAGATCCGGGACGGGCTGCTGCGGCGCGGCCATCCGATGGTCGGTATAACCCTTCGTCACATAGACGAGCTGGGGGCGGAGATGTTCCGTAGCGAGATGGCGGTGGCGTCCGCCGGATCCATCCTCGGCATCAACCCCTTCGACCAGCCCGATGTCCAGGTGGCCAAGGACCTGGCTCGCCAGGCCATGTCGCCGGAAGGCTTGGAGGGCAGCGTCGAGGAGACATCCAGCGACTCCCCCCGGCTAGCGGGTGCGCTGCGGGCCTGGGCGGCGACGATCGAGCCGGGTGACTACGTCGGAATACACGCGTACCTTCCCATGGGCGGTCCGGCCGCGCCCGTTCTGGACTCGCTCGTGCCGCTTCTACGGGATCGGCTTCGGGTGCCGGTCACGCTCGGCTACGGACCCCGGTTCCTCCACTCCACCGGCCAGCTCCACAAGGGCGGCGCCAACAACGGGGTGTTCCTCCAGCTGGTGGATTCCCCGGGTCCCGACATCGATGTTCCGGAGGCGGACTTCAGCTTCGGGGAGTTGCTCGAAGGTCAGGCGGCCGGCGACTACCAGGCCTTGACCGGCCGGGACCGCCGGGTGCTGCGGGTCCGGCTCGCCGGTGATCCCCGCTCCGCGGTCGAGACGGTCGCGGGCTTGCTTGGAGGGTAG
- the zwf gene encoding glucose-6-phosphate dehydrogenase, with product MESLPTIGSGAVDRHLLVVFGATGDLYHQKLAPALYHLVRQYGLVDRCLILGVARAALGDQEFRAHSRDAIEKASPGQMPLDTPGAGPADWCEAVMHYHQLGADGYDGLRRRIEALERDHGLPGNRIFYLALPPAAFGPTVRGLGASGLAGGEGWTRLVVEKPFGVDLDSAVALNSVLHETFDESRIYRIDHYLGKATVQNLLVFRFANPLFESVWNRDRISNVQITVAEDLGIGSRAGYYDRSGALRDMVQNHLTQVLSLVAMEPPVSFDAEAIRDEKVKVLQSIRTLTHDDVVLGQYAAGRISGRRVRGYRDEPGVGEESGTASYAALRVFVDSWRWHGVPFYLRTGKRLATRLTQVAVTFREPPVPLFKSFDRSRHQGNVLFVRLQPHEGFELLFDVQVPGDHPELATKPLSFAYEEAFGDLPDAYETLLYDVMCGDRTLFVRSDEVEQAWRLYTPLLEADLRPSFYRAGSWGPQEADALLSSRGDGWRVRLPNGGDPE from the coding sequence GTGGAATCACTGCCGACGATCGGGTCCGGAGCGGTCGACCGGCACTTGCTGGTGGTGTTCGGCGCCACCGGAGACCTGTATCACCAGAAGCTGGCGCCGGCCCTCTATCACCTGGTCCGCCAGTACGGGTTGGTCGATCGGTGCCTCATCCTCGGCGTCGCCCGTGCGGCGCTCGGCGACCAGGAGTTCCGGGCCCACTCCCGCGACGCCATCGAGAAGGCCTCACCCGGCCAGATGCCGCTGGACACCCCCGGCGCGGGTCCGGCCGACTGGTGTGAAGCGGTGATGCACTACCACCAGCTCGGAGCGGACGGATATGACGGGTTGAGGCGCCGCATCGAAGCCCTCGAGCGAGACCACGGTCTGCCGGGCAACCGCATCTTCTACCTGGCCCTACCCCCGGCGGCTTTCGGCCCCACCGTGAGGGGCCTGGGCGCATCGGGCCTGGCCGGCGGTGAGGGCTGGACCCGTCTTGTCGTGGAGAAGCCTTTCGGTGTCGACCTGGATTCCGCAGTGGCGCTGAACTCCGTCCTCCACGAGACCTTCGACGAGAGCCGGATCTACCGGATCGACCACTACCTCGGCAAGGCCACGGTCCAGAACCTTCTGGTGTTCCGGTTCGCCAACCCTCTGTTCGAGTCGGTCTGGAATCGTGATCGGATCTCCAATGTACAGATCACCGTCGCCGAGGATCTCGGCATCGGATCGAGGGCGGGCTACTACGACCGGTCCGGGGCTCTCCGCGACATGGTCCAGAACCACCTCACCCAGGTCCTGAGCCTCGTGGCGATGGAGCCGCCGGTGTCGTTCGACGCCGAGGCGATCCGCGACGAGAAGGTGAAGGTGCTGCAGTCGATCCGGACCCTCACACACGACGACGTGGTGCTGGGCCAGTACGCGGCCGGCAGGATCAGCGGACGCAGGGTTCGCGGCTACCGGGACGAGCCGGGGGTGGGCGAGGAGTCGGGTACCGCCAGCTATGCGGCGCTGCGGGTTTTCGTCGACAGCTGGCGCTGGCACGGGGTGCCCTTCTACCTGCGGACCGGGAAGCGACTGGCGACCCGCCTGACCCAGGTGGCGGTCACATTCCGCGAGCCGCCGGTGCCGCTCTTCAAGTCCTTCGACCGGAGCCGCCACCAGGGAAACGTCCTCTTCGTCCGCCTCCAACCTCACGAGGGCTTCGAACTGCTGTTCGATGTCCAGGTACCGGGCGACCATCCCGAGCTGGCCACCAAGCCGCTGTCGTTCGCCTACGAGGAGGCCTTCGGCGACCTTCCCGACGCCTACGAGACCTTGCTGTACGACGTCATGTGTGGCGACCGCACCCTGTTCGTCCGGTCTGACGAGGTGGAGCAGGCGTGGAGGCTCTACACGCCGTTGCTCGAGGCGGATCTCCGGCCCTCGTTCTACCGGGCCGGCTCATGGGGTCCCCAAGAAGCCGATGCCCTGCTGTCCAGCCGGGGCGACGGCTGGCGGGTGCGCCTCCCCAACGGCGGCGATCCGGAGTAG
- a CDS encoding site-specific integrase has product MITTADVLAVLSPIWHAAPRQAEALRRRISQVMRWAVAQGYRPDDAAGPALTAVLPKRPNVTTHHRALHHSEVAGALRKVRESAVATSTRLAIEFLALTAARTTEVRLATRSEIDHQAGVWTVPAERMKAGREHRIPLSSAALRVLDEAYRHAGGELLFPGRSGKPAGHGVLAATFRRLDIGTVHGLRSSFRDWCSETGVPREVAEQALAHSVGGVEGAYARSDLLDLRKPVMEAWGEYIDA; this is encoded by the coding sequence GTGATCACGACCGCGGACGTGTTAGCCGTGCTCTCTCCCATATGGCATGCGGCACCCCGGCAAGCCGAGGCTCTACGACGACGGATTAGCCAGGTCATGCGCTGGGCGGTCGCGCAGGGCTACCGGCCGGACGACGCCGCAGGGCCGGCTCTCACCGCGGTTCTACCGAAACGCCCCAACGTGACGACTCACCACCGGGCTCTCCACCACTCCGAAGTAGCAGGCGCGCTGCGGAAGGTCCGCGAGTCAGCTGTAGCCACATCGACACGGTTGGCCATCGAGTTCCTCGCACTGACGGCAGCCCGAACCACCGAGGTCAGGCTCGCTACCAGGTCGGAGATCGACCACCAGGCCGGAGTATGGACGGTCCCGGCCGAGCGGATGAAAGCAGGTCGAGAACATCGGATACCGCTCAGCAGTGCCGCGCTCCGTGTGCTAGACGAGGCGTACCGGCATGCTGGTGGCGAGTTGCTGTTCCCTGGGAGAAGTGGCAAACCGGCCGGCCACGGGGTGCTCGCCGCGACGTTTCGCCGGCTCGATATCGGAACCGTCCACGGACTGCGGTCGAGCTTTCGGGACTGGTGCTCTGAGACCGGCGTCCCCCGCGAGGTGGCAGAACAGGCATTGGCCCATTCAGTTGGCGGCGTCGAGGGTGCCTACGCCCGGTCCGACCTCCTCGATCTACGCAAGCCGGTAATGGAGGCATGGGGCGAGTACATCGATGCCTAA